Proteins found in one Helicobacter kayseriensis genomic segment:
- a CDS encoding rhodanese-like domain-containing protein, with protein MIKKICFVLFVGIWFVGCLETNQIQRLDTQEFLEALNHPQTLLIDTREDSFYNGFKEKGAKRGGHIKGAIQFSASWLDYLDIRYLESFATQKGIAKDKKLIFYDSDLDHLERVSAEFASRGYQVAIYPHWMEYVNATYPLESFPYYVYSVSPWWVNEVLKGKNPEGYSGGEAMIFEVSWGELKEAKDYRQHIAGAYHFNTDWIESAPLWNLLDLQVIRKNLLKQGITSTKNIILYSNNQLAAYRVFFALKWAGVKNVYVMNGNLETWMDAGFGVEAIPRYPKAENDFGDQSLEREEFVLWMPQDVIKAQKEGLKLVSTRAWDEYIGKVSGYSYIPRAGEPVGAIWGFGGSDSTNMADYYDPDGTLRNPLEIFALWQSQGIGPDDEVAFYCGTGWRAGVAWFLTQMAGWKHAKVYDGGWNAWQMDHSLPVQIGAPKGAQKPSSKNDYGKVFKKGASCKE; from the coding sequence ATGATCAAAAAGATTTGTTTTGTCCTATTTGTGGGCATTTGGTTTGTAGGGTGCTTAGAAACTAATCAGATTCAAAGACTAGATACTCAAGAGTTTCTTGAAGCCTTAAATCATCCTCAAACTCTGCTTATTGATACGCGTGAGGATAGTTTTTATAATGGATTTAAAGAAAAGGGAGCAAAGCGTGGAGGTCATATCAAGGGAGCGATTCAATTTAGTGCCTCTTGGCTAGATTATCTAGATATCCGATACCTAGAAAGTTTTGCCACCCAAAAAGGAATCGCAAAAGATAAGAAATTGATTTTTTATGATAGTGATTTGGATCATTTGGAGCGTGTGAGCGCAGAGTTTGCATCTAGGGGGTATCAAGTAGCCATCTATCCTCATTGGATGGAATATGTCAATGCAACTTATCCTTTGGAATCATTTCCTTATTATGTTTATAGTGTTTCGCCTTGGTGGGTCAATGAGGTGCTTAAGGGGAAGAATCCTGAGGGGTATAGTGGGGGAGAGGCAATGATTTTTGAAGTATCTTGGGGAGAGCTCAAAGAAGCCAAAGACTATCGCCAGCATATTGCAGGGGCTTATCATTTCAATACAGATTGGATTGAGAGTGCTCCGCTTTGGAATCTCCTTGATCTTCAAGTCATAAGAAAAAATCTTCTCAAACAGGGCATTACAAGCACGAAAAATATTATTCTTTATTCCAATAACCAACTTGCTGCTTATCGTGTATTTTTTGCCCTCAAATGGGCAGGTGTTAAAAATGTCTATGTGATGAATGGCAATCTTGAGACTTGGATGGATGCGGGATTTGGAGTGGAGGCAATACCTCGCTATCCAAAGGCTGAGAATGATTTTGGAGATCAAAGTCTTGAGAGGGAGGAATTTGTCTTGTGGATGCCCCAAGATGTCATCAAAGCGCAAAAAGAGGGTTTGAAGCTTGTGAGTACGCGTGCGTGGGATGAGTATATTGGGAAAGTGAGTGGCTATAGTTATATTCCGCGTGCAGGAGAGCCTGTAGGGGCAATTTGGGGATTTGGAGGAAGTGATTCGACAAATATGGCAGATTATTATGATCCTGATGGGACACTTCGAAATCCGCTTGAGATCTTTGCTTTGTGGCAATCCCAAGGAATTGGTCCAGATGATGAAGTGGCGTTTTATTGTGGGACTGGATGGAGGGCAGGAGTGGCGTGGTTTTTGACGCAAATGGCAGGATGGAAGCATGCAAAGGTTTATGATGGTGGGTGGAATGCGTGGCAGATGGATCATTCTCTGCCTGTGCAGATTGGAGCACCTAAGGGGGCTCAAAAGCCTAGTTCTAAAAATGATTATGGGAAGGTTTTCAAAAAGGGGGCTTCGTGCAAGGAGTAG
- a CDS encoding YeeE/YedE family protein: MIISGLLVGMIFGALVQWGQFCFVSGFRDAVWKRNPSFLFALFLAITIQSLGIFTLQSLEILKIPSTPLPLLATLLGGLVFGVGMGVAGLCVNGGWFRFGEGAIAGLVMLFAFVVTLSCAQSGLLKPYLSSLLEDPLPVDNLYLTLHLSPWWFVGGMVCLSFVLFLASWKYKASDQRLWISAFFLGILGIVAWVLSSASGRDYGFGVSVPSVHAFLYLLTGQQRYVNWGSCFVVGIVIGAFCMAKFRGEFRWKVLDGRALLRALGGGVLMGVGAYWAGGCTATNALVATAYFSSQGWIAMFAMIVGCALASRFFKNQTCELR; the protein is encoded by the coding sequence GTGATTATCAGTGGTTTGTTGGTGGGGATGATTTTTGGGGCGTTGGTGCAATGGGGGCAGTTTTGTTTTGTTTCGGGATTTCGTGATGCGGTTTGGAAAAGGAATCCAAGTTTTCTTTTTGCACTCTTTTTGGCTATCACGATTCAGTCTTTGGGGATTTTTACTCTTCAATCTTTGGAGATATTGAAAATCCCCTCAACCCCACTTCCTTTGCTTGCTACGCTTTTGGGGGGATTGGTTTTTGGTGTGGGGATGGGTGTTGCAGGATTGTGTGTCAATGGAGGCTGGTTTCGATTTGGTGAGGGTGCGATTGCTGGCTTGGTGATGCTTTTTGCCTTTGTGGTGACTCTGAGTTGTGCTCAAAGTGGGCTTTTGAAACCCTATCTTTCTTCACTGCTTGAAGATCCTCTGCCTGTAGATAATCTTTATCTCACTCTTCATCTCTCACCTTGGTGGTTTGTAGGGGGTATGGTGTGTTTGAGTTTTGTGCTTTTTCTTGCTTCTTGGAAATATAAGGCTAGCGATCAGAGATTATGGATTAGTGCATTTTTCCTTGGGATTTTGGGGATTGTTGCGTGGGTGTTGAGTTCAGCGAGTGGGCGTGATTATGGTTTTGGGGTTTCTGTGCCAAGCGTGCATGCGTTTTTGTATCTTCTAACAGGTCAGCAACGCTATGTGAATTGGGGGAGTTGCTTTGTGGTGGGGATTGTGATAGGAGCTTTTTGTATGGCAAAGTTCAGGGGTGAGTTTAGATGGAAAGTGCTAGATGGGAGAGCATTGCTTAGAGCACTTGGAGGGGGAGTTTTGATGGGTGTTGGAGCATATTGGGCTGGGGGTTGCACGGCGACAAATGCTCTTGTAGCGACGGCATATTTTTCTTCTCAAGGTTGGATTGCGATGTTTGCGATGATAGTCGGATGTGCATTGGCATCAAGATTTTTTAAGAATCAAACTTGTGAGCTAAGATGA
- a CDS encoding M48 family metallopeptidase — MQAKIIYKDIKHFILKVKPSLEVTLSVPRCASTQEIDHILQKRKKWIENALQRFQALQPKAPQEFVSGEDFEYLGKRYRLKVIPSTQEEVRINGGFVELLTKKEHDFLHKQRLIKRWYQDRAKECFGALLDFYATLLGFEVKTLRIRTMTTRWGSCNPKRASINLNLELIKKDKRGIEYVVLHELAHLKYPYHNQDFYRFVSLYMPDWKERKRQFLERI; from the coding sequence ATGCAAGCTAAGATCATCTATAAAGACATCAAGCACTTTATCCTCAAAGTCAAACCTTCCCTTGAAGTAACTTTGAGCGTGCCAAGGTGTGCGAGCACTCAAGAGATCGATCATATTTTGCAAAAACGCAAGAAATGGATTGAAAATGCACTGCAGAGATTCCAAGCACTTCAGCCCAAAGCCCCTCAAGAGTTTGTTAGTGGAGAAGATTTTGAATATCTAGGCAAACGCTATCGTCTCAAGGTGATTCCAAGCACGCAAGAAGAGGTAAGGATCAATGGCGGATTTGTCGAGCTTTTGACAAAAAAAGAGCATGATTTTTTGCACAAACAGAGGCTGATCAAGCGATGGTATCAAGACAGGGCCAAAGAGTGCTTTGGTGCATTGCTAGATTTTTATGCGACTCTTTTGGGGTTTGAAGTGAAGACTTTGAGAATCAGGACGATGACGACAAGATGGGGGAGTTGCAATCCTAAAAGAGCCTCAATCAATCTCAATCTTGAGCTTATCAAAAAGGACAAAAGAGGGATTGAGTATGTTGTCTTGCACGAATTAGCACATCTGAAATACCCCTATCACAATCAAGATTTTTATCGTTTTGTATCTTTGTATATGCCTGATTGGAAAGAGAGAAAAAGGCAATTTCTTGAAAGGATTTAG
- a CDS encoding type I restriction endonuclease subunit R has translation MIPSTSEYSTIQKPLVDFLKKMGYTYISPQEIQERRASTSEVILKDILGTHLSKATFTHKAQSYAFSPEGIARAMRELESPSSEGLLKSNEKMTAKLLYGVEVPQSLQDGSSKNFTLPLIDFANPYANDFSFTEEFEVLRVQEGEKEKHRRPDIVVFVNGIPLVVIELKKSGVKIEEGISQMIRNQKEGEIPYFFRFIQLTIAGNNQDAKYGTVGTQKKHYARWVEEDEDYLPPFFGESDPHAIQKLVYSLLSKERLLEMISSFIVFEKSTKKVARHQQYFAIKNTLKRVQSHSEGERAGGLIWHTQGSGKSLTMSLLATELKRHIPRAKIIIVTDRKDLDMQIHKVFGNVGIRVSQARSSAHLGELLSSGVSVITTLVHKFESLRGKIIKSDRDIFVLVDEAHRTQSGELHRCMKEVFPSGCYIGFTGTPLLSREKGSLQKFGGFIHKYTIEQALKDEAVLPLYYEGRIVEQFVNNEEGLNKRFEILSRDLSDEQKADLKAKFTQFRQIAPNLERLEWVAWDIFNHYKNVRPFKAMLATSSKYEAIKYHQIFESKDWLRSAFVISAPDMREGYEDVDEGNQDEVRKAWEGLMKKYSSEEAYMQYIQDEFVNGDEIELLIVVDKLLTGFDAPNVACLYIDKPLKEHNLLQAIARANRLFEGKDYGLIVDYRGLLEDLSEALNSYEVLAGYEEGDIAQAVISLQKQSLEVKEKYQALREFFSGLGDDIEEYEVFLEDRSKREEFYSLLLEFSKSLKLLFSGEGYQKDLTPKEIDSFKKALKFYVELKRNVQIRYHEKVDFKSYEKQMQELIDRYIGANEAEVLVELVGVFDERFLKDEGQIGTDNARADRILSATSQVITQEREKNPFFYDELSKRIQKVLEDYRQGRIDEAQKLIDAKQIYEELKGYSRNDEQSYPKALVKLAQKAFYDNLKSKFEDEEKLVEFILELDLVFVQKSQKPDWEHNIEVIKQIEQKIDDLLYEYHISIPSQEIEEFIIYVREIGQKNYAS, from the coding sequence ATGATCCCCTCAACCTCCGAATACTCCACTATCCAAAAACCCCTAGTAGATTTTCTTAAGAAAATGGGCTATACCTACATCTCTCCCCAAGAGATACAAGAGAGGAGAGCAAGCACAAGCGAAGTCATCCTCAAAGACATCCTAGGCACTCATCTAAGCAAAGCCACCTTTACTCACAAAGCTCAGAGCTATGCGTTTTCTCCTGAGGGGATAGCTAGAGCGATGAGAGAGTTAGAATCCCCCTCAAGCGAGGGCTTGCTTAAAAGCAATGAAAAGATGACTGCTAAGCTCCTCTATGGCGTAGAAGTTCCCCAATCCCTTCAAGATGGCAGTAGCAAAAACTTCACTCTCCCGCTCATTGACTTTGCCAACCCTTATGCCAATGATTTCAGCTTCACAGAAGAGTTTGAAGTCCTAAGGGTGCAAGAGGGAGAGAAAGAGAAGCATAGACGCCCTGATATCGTGGTGTTTGTCAATGGCATTCCTCTAGTAGTGATTGAGCTCAAAAAGTCAGGTGTGAAGATAGAAGAGGGGATTTCTCAAATGATTCGCAACCAAAAGGAGGGCGAGATCCCCTATTTCTTCCGTTTCATTCAGCTCACGATCGCAGGGAACAATCAAGATGCCAAATACGGCACAGTGGGCACACAAAAGAAGCATTATGCTAGATGGGTAGAAGAGGATGAGGACTATCTCCCTCCATTTTTTGGAGAGAGCGATCCTCACGCGATACAAAAGCTAGTCTATTCGCTTTTGAGCAAAGAGCGATTGCTAGAGATGATAAGCTCTTTTATCGTGTTTGAAAAATCCACCAAAAAAGTCGCACGCCATCAACAATACTTTGCGATCAAAAACACTCTAAAAAGAGTACAAAGCCACAGCGAGGGAGAAAGAGCAGGGGGGCTGATATGGCACACGCAAGGCAGTGGCAAGTCCCTCACGATGAGTCTTTTAGCCACAGAGCTCAAGCGACATATCCCAAGAGCCAAAATCATCATCGTCACCGATAGAAAAGACTTGGATATGCAGATTCACAAAGTCTTTGGCAATGTAGGCATACGCGTTTCACAGGCTAGAAGTTCAGCTCATCTAGGAGAGCTTCTAAGCTCTGGGGTGAGCGTGATCACTACTTTGGTGCATAAGTTTGAATCTCTAAGAGGGAAGATTATAAAGAGTGATAGAGATATTTTTGTGCTTGTAGATGAGGCTCACCGCACCCAAAGCGGAGAGCTTCATCGATGTATGAAAGAGGTTTTTCCAAGTGGTTGTTATATCGGATTTACAGGCACACCTTTGCTTTCTAGAGAAAAGGGATCATTGCAGAAGTTTGGAGGGTTTATCCACAAATACACTATAGAGCAAGCACTCAAAGATGAAGCAGTTTTGCCACTATATTATGAGGGACGGATTGTAGAGCAGTTTGTCAATAATGAAGAGGGGCTAAATAAGAGGTTTGAAATCCTCTCAAGAGACCTAAGCGATGAGCAAAAAGCCGATCTCAAAGCCAAATTCACCCAATTCCGTCAAATCGCTCCAAACCTTGAGCGGTTGGAGTGGGTAGCGTGGGATATTTTCAATCATTACAAGAATGTTCGCCCCTTCAAAGCTATGCTTGCGACAAGCTCCAAATATGAGGCTATCAAATATCATCAAATCTTTGAAAGCAAAGATTGGCTAAGAAGTGCTTTTGTCATCTCTGCTCCTGATATGCGAGAGGGATATGAAGATGTTGATGAGGGCAATCAAGATGAAGTAAGAAAAGCTTGGGAAGGGTTGATGAAGAAATACTCAAGCGAAGAGGCTTATATGCAATACATTCAAGATGAGTTTGTCAATGGTGATGAGATAGAGCTTCTTATCGTTGTAGATAAGCTTCTTACAGGGTTTGATGCGCCAAATGTGGCGTGCTTGTATATAGACAAACCCCTCAAAGAGCATAATCTCCTTCAAGCGATCGCACGAGCCAATCGCCTCTTTGAGGGCAAGGATTATGGATTGATCGTGGATTATCGAGGATTGCTTGAAGATTTGAGTGAGGCACTCAATAGCTATGAGGTTTTGGCAGGATATGAGGAGGGAGATATCGCTCAAGCAGTCATAAGTCTTCAAAAGCAGTCTTTGGAAGTCAAAGAGAAGTATCAAGCATTGAGAGAGTTTTTTTCTGGGCTTGGAGATGATATAGAGGAGTATGAGGTATTTTTAGAGGATAGGAGCAAGAGGGAGGAGTTTTATTCGCTTCTTTTGGAGTTTTCCAAGAGCCTAAAGCTCCTCTTCTCTGGAGAGGGGTATCAAAAAGACTTGACTCCTAAAGAGATTGATTCTTTCAAAAAAGCTTTGAAATTTTATGTAGAGCTCAAACGCAATGTTCAGATTCGCTATCACGAAAAGGTCGATTTCAAATCCTATGAAAAACAAATGCAAGAGTTGATCGATCGCTATATTGGAGCCAATGAAGCTGAGGTTTTGGTAGAGCTTGTAGGGGTCTTTGATGAGAGATTTTTGAAAGATGAGGGGCAGATAGGCACAGATAATGCAAGGGCAGATAGGATACTGAGTGCTACAAGCCAAGTCATCACCCAAGAAAGAGAGAAAAACCCCTTTTTCTATGATGAGCTAAGCAAGAGAATCCAAAAAGTGCTTGAGGACTATAGGCAGGGCAGAATCGATGAGGCACAAAAGCTCATTGATGCTAAGCAAATCTATGAAGAACTCAAAGGATATAGTAGAAATGATGAGCAAAGCTATCCAAAAGCCTTGGTGAAGCTAGCCCAAAAGGCTTTTTATGATAATCTCAAATCAAAATTTGAAGATGAAGAAAAGCTAGTTGAGTTTATTCTTGAGCTTGATTTGGTGTTTGTCCAAAAATCTCAAAAACCTGATTGGGAGCACAATATAGAGGTGATTAAACAAATTGAACAAAAAATTGATGATCTATTGTATGAATATCATATTTCTATCCCATCTCAAGAGATTGAGGAATTTATCATTTATGTGCGAGAAATAGGGCAAAAGAACTATGCAAGCTAA
- a CDS encoding AAA family ATPase, whose amino-acid sequence MYLKFIGIKNIGAIEELKIEPSFTDEGNPKPIVIVGENGTGKTILLSSIMDSFYEIGSHIFDNIAKRENVGKHLYKIKGVSNLRTGTSGGFALIQYHSFLLQDKLEYIDIINTAKEEILEMKNDFSVFPLSDSKETGYRTSLTDNYEYPLLTPEKRKQLQKEWYQQAHYYQPAYRYEEPFWKNPAFFERFEDFKKSNDDHYYKDIEELTSLDKNRSFIMDVVLDHELTQNKQGNRDEAIWNGINSILREIKGDSEVRFGIGSRTSGVRVGIARENSEGKSESYLPNISYLSLGESILLNFFINILRHTDQSNEHPTDARGIVVIDEVDTHLHSNLQSKVLPSLIKIFPKIQFILTTHSPLFVLGMKKEFGDEGFDLIEMPTGVKITAERFREFEKAYSVLTKTKKFEDDLKEKIKIMSKPKVFVEGKTDVQYIKRALKLYGKESLLQDLDIEQIGHEDKNGAKNSNDQALKGAKMFLESNPEFLSQKVLILHDPETEKVNCGSFGKDGKLYVSQMKFHKENPVEKGIENLFPLKLIEKCYKDQDRNTERFLSRTIRDDEAPKWKIKDKQKMCNQVCKIGTKEDFKNFKVIVEILEEFLQDTDSKNGEFK is encoded by the coding sequence ATGTATTTAAAGTTTATTGGAATCAAAAATATTGGAGCGATTGAAGAGCTAAAAATAGAGCCTAGTTTCACAGATGAGGGAAATCCCAAACCTATTGTAATCGTAGGAGAAAATGGAACAGGGAAAACAATCTTACTCTCAAGTATTATGGATAGTTTTTATGAGATTGGAAGTCATATTTTTGACAATATTGCAAAAAGAGAAAATGTAGGGAAACATTTATATAAGATAAAGGGTGTTTCTAATCTTCGAACAGGAACATCTGGGGGTTTTGCACTAATCCAATACCATAGTTTTTTGCTTCAAGATAAACTCGAATATATAGATATTATCAATACTGCCAAAGAAGAAATTTTGGAGATGAAGAATGATTTTAGTGTTTTTCCACTATCCGATTCTAAGGAAACTGGATATCGTACATCATTAACGGATAATTATGAATACCCTTTGTTGACTCCAGAAAAAAGAAAACAACTTCAGAAGGAATGGTATCAACAGGCTCATTATTATCAACCTGCCTATCGCTATGAAGAACCATTTTGGAAAAATCCTGCATTCTTTGAGCGTTTTGAAGATTTTAAAAAATCTAATGACGATCATTATTATAAAGATATAGAAGAGCTTACATCTTTAGATAAAAATCGATCTTTTATTATGGATGTTGTTTTGGATCACGAACTTACGCAAAATAAACAAGGAAATAGGGATGAGGCAATATGGAATGGAATCAATTCGATTCTGAGAGAGATCAAAGGGGATTCTGAAGTGCGTTTTGGAATAGGGAGTCGAACATCTGGTGTAAGAGTAGGAATCGCACGAGAAAATTCAGAGGGCAAAAGCGAATCTTATCTTCCTAATATTAGTTATCTTTCTTTGGGTGAGAGTATTTTGCTTAATTTTTTTATCAATATTTTAAGGCATACAGACCAATCAAATGAGCACCCTACAGATGCAAGAGGAATTGTCGTTATAGATGAGGTGGATACACATTTGCATAGCAATCTTCAAAGTAAGGTTTTGCCAAGTTTGATTAAAATTTTCCCAAAGATTCAGTTTATTCTTACCACTCATTCTCCTCTTTTTGTTTTGGGAATGAAAAAAGAATTTGGAGATGAGGGATTCGATTTAATTGAAATGCCAACAGGTGTAAAAATCACAGCAGAAAGATTTAGAGAATTTGAGAAAGCTTATAGCGTCTTGACGAAAACCAAAAAGTTTGAAGATGATCTAAAAGAAAAAATAAAAATCATGTCAAAGCCCAAAGTATTTGTAGAAGGGAAAACTGATGTGCAATACATAAAAAGAGCTCTTAAGCTTTACGGTAAAGAATCTTTGCTCCAAGATTTAGATATTGAGCAAATAGGGCATGAGGACAAAAACGGCGCAAAGAATTCAAATGATCAAGCACTGAAGGGTGCAAAGATGTTTTTGGAATCTAATCCTGAATTTTTGTCTCAAAAAGTTTTAATTCTCCATGATCCTGAAACTGAAAAAGTTAATTGTGGGAGTTTTGGGAAAGATGGAAAACTGTATGTTTCGCAGATGAAATTCCATAAGGAAAATCCTGTAGAAAAAGGAATTGAAAATCTTTTCCCGTTAAAATTGATAGAGAAATGTTATAAAGATCAGGATAGGAACACGGAGCGTTTTTTGTCACGCACGATAAGAGATGATGAGGCTCCAAAATGGAAGATAAAAGATAAACAGAAGATGTGTAATCAGGTTTGTAAAATAGGCACAAAAGAAGATTTTAAAAATTTTAAAGTGATTGTTGAGATTTTGGAAGAGTTTTTGCAAGACACAGATTCTAAAAACGGAGAATTCAAATGA
- a CDS encoding restriction endonuclease subunit S: MERVAQSIGVVVCKMEKTTDKGEQMTLPKGYKRTEIGILPSDWEVVRLGEVCEIKKRKFDPKKNETIPCVELEHISQDTGMLLGFVDSGEQLSIKNSFSKGDVLYGKLRPYLRKFWRASFNGVCSSEIWVLEGKKVSNAFLFFLVQTARFSQIANATCGTKMPRADWKLMQDQNFAIPPLAEQEKIARVLSTWDTQIQNLESLIAEKQTLKKGLCQILLSAKTRLAGFDEPWRVVRLGDVAEIYQPQTIKQTDFSTEGYLVYGANGIIGKYHLFNHEKEQIAIACRGNTCGSVHLTKPYSWITGNAMVINLDDSKRLNKVYAYQRLSMDNFDYLITGSGQPQITSDIKNHKIPIPSIAEQEKIAEILSEADNEITLLEQKLESLKSQKKGLMQKLLNGKVRTTQCI; this comes from the coding sequence ATGGAAAGGGTTGCCCAAAGCATTGGAGTGGTTGTTTGCAAAATGGAGAAGACCACTGACAAAGGAGAGCAAATGACGCTTCCAAAAGGCTATAAACGCACAGAGATTGGAATCTTGCCTAGTGATTGGGAGGTAGTGAGATTGGGGGAGGTGTGCGAGATAAAAAAAAGGAAATTTGATCCTAAAAAAAATGAAACAATCCCTTGTGTTGAACTAGAACATATTTCTCAAGATACGGGAATGCTTTTGGGTTTTGTTGATTCTGGTGAGCAATTAAGTATCAAAAATTCTTTTTCTAAGGGTGATGTTTTGTATGGAAAACTAAGACCCTATTTAAGAAAATTTTGGAGAGCGTCTTTTAATGGAGTTTGTTCTTCGGAAATTTGGGTGCTTGAGGGAAAAAAAGTTTCCAATGCTTTTTTGTTTTTTCTAGTGCAGACAGCTAGATTCTCTCAAATTGCTAATGCAACTTGTGGGACAAAAATGCCTAGAGCAGATTGGAAATTGATGCAGGATCAGAATTTTGCCATTCCACCCCTTGCAGAGCAAGAAAAGATTGCTAGAGTATTAAGCACTTGGGACACTCAAATCCAAAATTTAGAATCTCTTATTGCAGAAAAACAAACCCTCAAAAAAGGGCTTTGCCAAATCCTACTTTCAGCCAAAACACGCCTTGCAGGCTTTGATGAACCTTGGCGGGTAGTGAGATTGGGGGATGTGGCAGAGATTTATCAACCACAAACGATTAAACAAACAGATTTTTCTACTGAGGGATATTTGGTTTATGGAGCGAATGGGATTATTGGTAAATACCATTTATTCAATCACGAAAAAGAACAAATCGCAATCGCTTGTCGTGGAAATACTTGCGGTTCGGTGCATTTGACAAAACCATATTCGTGGATTACAGGTAATGCGATGGTGATTAATCTTGATGATTCTAAGAGACTGAATAAGGTATATGCATATCAAAGGCTTTCTATGGATAACTTTGACTATCTTATTACAGGGTCTGGACAACCTCAAATTACAAGTGATATTAAAAATCATAAGATACCTATCCCCTCCATTGCAGAGCAAGAAAAGATTGCAGAGATTCTAAGCGAAGCAGACAATGAAATCACACTTTTGGAACAAAAACTAGAATCTCTCAAATCCCAAAAAAAAGGACTAATGCAAAAATTACTTAATGGAAAGGTTAGGACAACACAATGTATTTAA
- a CDS encoding Abi family protein, with translation MNYKDFKDYPELIQILKDRGLIIADENQAIKFLKKVHYYRLSAYFVPFQHPKHSHQKDIFKEKITFEDIQNLYCFDCELKQLIFSCLEDLEMILRAQISHIHAQKYSPFGYIENSHSLKRELRIKNVFLFYEFISQTQKEKQRASEDFVRHIKDKYKIDDLPLWALVEILSFGALSKFFKLMQLNEQLKLLEFFGVQSIRVGVFENWLEVLAYVRNICAHHGRLWNKNLVKKFKLDSNYDFLDQSVPTDKVFFALNVLAEILKDSSIKAGFQALLAKYPTIPTKSMGIPQSWESLSPWSNL, from the coding sequence ATGAACTACAAGGACTTTAAAGACTATCCCGAACTGATACAAATCCTCAAAGATAGAGGACTAATCATTGCAGATGAGAATCAAGCAATCAAATTCCTAAAAAAAGTTCATTACTATCGCCTGAGTGCTTATTTTGTTCCATTTCAGCATCCAAAGCATTCTCATCAGAAAGATATTTTCAAAGAAAAAATAACATTTGAAGACATTCAAAATTTATATTGTTTTGATTGTGAACTAAAGCAGTTGATCTTTTCTTGTTTGGAAGATCTTGAAATGATTTTGAGGGCTCAAATTTCTCACATTCATGCACAAAAATATAGTCCCTTTGGGTATATCGAGAATTCTCATTCGCTCAAAAGAGAACTAAGGATCAAAAATGTTTTTCTTTTTTATGAATTTATCTCTCAGACTCAGAAAGAAAAACAGCGTGCAAGCGAGGATTTTGTCAGACATATCAAGGACAAATACAAAATCGATGATCTTCCATTGTGGGCTTTGGTGGAGATTCTTTCTTTTGGTGCTTTATCAAAGTTTTTTAAATTGATGCAACTTAATGAGCAACTCAAGCTTTTGGAGTTTTTTGGAGTGCAAAGCATAAGAGTGGGAGTGTTTGAAAATTGGCTTGAAGTTCTTGCTTATGTGAGAAATATTTGTGCCCATCATGGGAGATTGTGGAATAAAAATTTGGTGAAAAAATTTAAGCTTGATTCAAATTATGATTTTTTAGATCAATCTGTGCCGACTGATAAAGTTTTCTTCGCCCTCAATGTCCTAGCTGAGATTCTCAAAGACTCCTCGATCAAAGCAGGATTTCAAGCCCTATTAGCCAAATATCCCACAATCCCTACAAAATCTATGGGGATTCCCCAATCTTGGGAATCCCTAAGCCCTTGGAGTAACCTATGA